The sequence ACAGCTTCGTTGGTGGCAAACAAGTAGGTCGCATCTTCAAAATCAGTGCCAAAGTTGGCAATGGCTTCCGGATTCCTTGCTTGAAGGAATTTCCACTGGTCTATGGAACAGTTTCCCTCTCTCAAAGAGTTGAGTGTGTCCAGGAATGTTTGCTGGTCAATGTCGCCATCTTCTACTTGTTGTCGTCGAACTTCTGTCAACTTGATGACGGATTGGAAAGCCAAGTAAGCGGCCCGACCCTCGTTGGCAAACGGTGCTGTTGATTGGGAATAGAGGGAAGGAGCAGCCACAGGAGGAAGCTGAGCTGGATCTCCAACCAAAATAACAGTCAGCCCACcacaaaaaaggttgttgCCTTTAGCTTCACGAAGACGAGCGTCAATTTTTCCAAGCATGGTCAAGCTCAACATTGAATATTCGTCAATTATGATAATTTTAACATGACGAAATTTCTCTTGAAGAGCTGCCAGTTTCGCTCCATTAAGAGGGCCAAACTTTGTGCCTTGGCCTTTTTctactggaatttgaaatatcttgTGCAAAGTTTCACCGCGGATGAGATGGGCAGCTTTCGCGGTGTAGGCCGAACGGACGATATGTTCTTTAGGGACAGCACTggaaattgctgaaatagtGAAGGTTTTGCCAGTACCAGCTGTGCCATTGACGATCAATAACAACTGTTTCCGAGATTGCAGAGCCTCAACAACCATATCGAACCACATTCGTTGTGAACGATTCAGTTGACTGGGACTGACAAACGGTAAATCTGTAGAATCAGTGCCGAGATCTCTTCCGTTGGTTAGATGATTAACCACCCAAGTGCTTCCACAGGCCAATTCATGTGGAGTGTAATGAAGCTGAAGACTAGTCAGCCAAGGGAAAGAACGGTCAATCACAGGTAGATCAGAACGAACTTCTTGTTCGCCAGCAGGTCGCATACCGACCGCTTGCTGCCATTCAAGTTGATTAAAGTTGTCGTTTTCAATGTTGTCTTCTTCCTGGAGGTCATCAGCTGCCTGATCTAATCGACTTTGTAATTCTTCGTCTAAGTTGAAATATTGACGCAGTTCCTGAGCTGCAGTCAATCGAAAGTCTTGCCATTGGCGTACGACAAGGTTGTCATCCAAAAGCATTGGAATAGATGATTCCGTCCATGGGAAAAACTTGATTAGCGAATATCGGCAGAACAGATGGTAGGTAGCTGACGTAGGAGAATTTCGATGCACCGGGAATGTCAAAACAATGGTCTTGTCCGGCTTGGGATTATTTCTAAGATTCCCTTTGACGACAGTGAAGTGACGACAAAACTCGATAAAATTGGGTTGATCAAGATTCCAATTGGGGTAGGTGTTTTGTTCAATGTAAACATGACGTTTGGCAAAGTAGGTAAGCAGAGTTGGTCGAGTTTCCAACTCACCAGTCGTTGGATTTCTGAAGACTTCGTTTACAGTCAGGTCCAAAGAAACGTTGACGTAATTGAAGGATGATTCACAGTGGTGGCCGGAAAACAAAATGCGCGACGCTTCACCTTTCCCGATGTCACGATGGCCAATGGAACGAATGATAGAGGAGCGAAAAGCGGAGCCAGCATTATCTGTGACATCAGCCTTGttgataatcgttttgatcacttgCTGTAAAGTGTTTCCAGACCGCTCTTGTTTGCTAGCATACTTGACCATGTAGTTCATTGCAGCGTGATGATCAAGAATGAGCTGAAGATCTACATTGGCACACCaatgttccaacattgatcTGTTGTGAACATTCATGtacttgtcgtttcttttgagaacaattttcgcacgaacagagtctgtgtttccgattttttcaaaaactattctcgatTCACTAACTAGATCAAAAGGAAAGTGGAAACGACATTTGCCGTCCTTCGATTTACAGTAACCGTCTGGTCGACAGACGTGACGTTGAACACAGTTTGCCAATCTTTCGAAGAAGTCGTCCATGGCTGCTCCATCGTTCAAAATTGACGAGACATTGCTTGAACACGGATGGGGAACTGGTACTTCAGCATTGAACGGGTTGACTGGATCAGACCGAGTATTACAGGCACACAACAGAGTATCGGCATACTTTAGaaccttgagttctgcaagaaTGCCGGCTTCAACTAGATCTTGCTTTTCTTGGACGTCTTGTTCGCTAAGGTTTGCTGTGTACTGTGGATCAGCTAGTTTTTGCGCCATAAGTCGGCCAGCGTAGACTTTAATCATTAGGTCGGCAATCCCCGGGTCGTTTTTGAGCTTTACAACACCGTGGGCATGAATGGCTGTTCTTGATTGCCACTCGAAACGATACCAAAACCATTCGAGATCCAAGACAccaccgaaaaaatgtttcatgaaaagacgtaatttttcggaaaagtaccagtctgctagatgtaaatttgcatttgtactctggtagcgaagttttggttcaGCTGAACCGTTGGGCATGAGACGATGGAGGTCGTCCCAGTGATTGTCAGCAAagctaacagtaaaaaaagccgTGCCAAGACCTTTCTGTTGCATTATAGCCTCTAATTCTCTCCGACGCTTGCTCCAGTAGGCGTCACTGCCAGTGACATTGGCTGTATAAGAGtacattttgctgatgaccgagtcaagttgaccgttggcagccatagccttaagttcctccatagacaatgcagcttcttcgggattttgtctCAGAAAAACGGAACACTGCCCAAGGGCTCGATGGCGTCGTATGCGATCAACCGACCAAAAACAGAAGCGCTCATGTTCAGCAAACGGATAATACAAATACTCGTTTGGATGAGATTCGTCGGGTTCCTTTGTACAATCAATCTCGGCATATTTCATTAAGTGGTTAGAAGCAACGAGTTCGGATAGGTCTTGTCTGCGACCTTTCTTTGTTGGGTCAGCTTGCCCAAGAGGAAACAACTTGATGAAAGCCAGAGATGCAAGACCAGACATGacctcaaattcgttgataggctcagttgaaattgttggccaattaaccggatcgagcgcatttaatatttcattttgttgaggaggcctgatgttgtttgaaatgacgaaagcgacatcaggaggttgtggctgatcaagaatgtctTCTGATGGAACATCCCTTGTCATGGCTCCTTCGTCAGTGACATTCAATTCATCGTTGTCGCTGTCCATCGTCGGAATATTTAACAAAGGTCCATCTTCGGGCAGCAAATCACAGTTGGTCTGGCTAAAAGTGATACGATGTGAAGCAAAGCCTGGATGGTTCTGAATGAGAAATCGGCCAACTGCTTCAACTCGTTTTCGGCAAACTTTGAATTCGGCACAGGTGTTGTCCACACCTCTCCTTCTTATGACGAGGCACGGaagttgctctgctgtgagaggaatctctctgatgaatccggctacgtcttgtttgaaatttgccaCGTAGCCACGAGAAACATGTCCACCAGAAGGTAGCCGGAAGACAGACATGATGGAAATTACTGGCGAGAGAAGCATTTCTTCAAGAGGAGTAAGTTCCCGAAAGTGCTTCTGAATTGCTAGTGGAATAGATGAAAAATCACGCACCATATCATTTTGAATGCCAAAAGGGTTGAATTCCGTAAGTTTCTTGCAACGGCAGCAAATGTAGGGATCGACAATTGCATCTGTTGTAGGCCACAATTCTCGACAGTGGAGGCAATGCTGCTGATTTAATTGATGCAATtcagaatggaattttttcatatgcTTGTCGACGAAAGGTTGCTTATGAAGCGGTCCATTGACGGAAGCATCAAAAACATCtagatattcttctttggagaTTTGACGGGTTTCCCTAGATCGTCGTTGAATACTTGCATTACTTTGTCGCCTATCGTTAGCTTCATCTTGGGTTTCATTGGATATTCTGGCGGCAAATCGAGCAGCGGAAGCAGCAAGTCTAGCAGCAGTTTGTTGAGGACACTCGGCTTCTCTGTCGAATGTATGCCTCAGAGCATCTTCAGCACGGCGATTAACAGTCTGttgttcagactcggctgatcgtacTGCAGAATTCCTgagagcatttgcttcaagtcgagcacaccgctgaacttcagactcggctaatCGTGCTGCAACATTTCtagcagcatttgcttcaagtcgagcacaaagctgtacttcagactctgctgatcgtgctgcagcattcctaaCAGCATttaattcaagtcgagcacaccgctgaacttcagactcggctgatctcgctgcagcattcctgacagcatttgcttcaagtcgagcaaacCGCTGTTCTTCAGATTCCGTTGCTCTACGTTTGGCTTGCCTAGCTGCAAGTTcatcctttcgttttctcttagaagacATTTTGACGTTCGATAATCCGGGAATAGATTTGACTATTGCTTTtggtgtggtaaaaaaaacaatcaggcagaaacggtgtttttgtgtggtaaaaacagtctgacagaaatggtgtgtgtttggcaccctttaaaatcaatttgttttttttatggtaaaaacaatcgatattctgggaatagaaatcatcaaagtgatggagcaatgtgatttcttgttttctttgtatggtaaaaaaaacaatcaggcagaaacggtgtttttgtgtggtaaaaacagtctgacagaaacggtgtgtgtttggcacccttttaaAATCAACTCGAGTCGAATCACCCTTATATAACCTCGTATCAACACTTTCTTTCGCAATTGCAATCCtgtgggatttttctgtcacagttcaatatccttgcaagttattttcgtttagtttgctcaactcaaatgttcctatttttacaaataaagttcaataattgaatttaaaaataaccattttttagtcaaataactgcaaaacataaatgcaaatctggttgttgcgtcatggatgggacatcaaagattgcgtcatcacggcgatactacggacatctggtggtgatttgtttgggcggaatatattcgtaaaattattttactcatgtttaaccatccattacgaatatatttcaataaaaattattcgacgagaaggatgaatttttaacttaacactttaaataaatgacacttacatatgtagtggaaagtgaaatttaaacctaaggtgaaaagttgtagtcgccaccgccagatgtcactagtcgttaagcaattattttaacagtttttcattaattacagaagaactaattaagtaaatgaaattatttttgttctggtcgcaccgcatattttttgtctaatttttaagaccaaaaagtctgaaatgtgtcgtaaaaagcccgagctatggagcgttacatacatacatacatacatacatacatacagacaaagtgacatggcttttttttttctgcgtatgcgattattagcttcgcccttcgggctcgcaataaacTTAGCTTGCTCGTAGATGGAAAGTACCCAGACATTATTGCTTGTGAACGCTTTCATTCTTTCAAAGTGATCCACGAATTTGGTAATCATTCTTTCagttattgtttttttgttttgtttattgatcaaatttgtttttattagacTCATATGAACAAGCCAGAGTGAATTTGCCACGAGCTGAGAAAGGCTTACCAATTTTTACCAGTGAAACTGAAGTTGGAAGAGGTTATCGACAAAGGATTGTAAAAAGTAGGAAGCTGCCTGGGGAACTTTCTACGACTGAGCAGgatgaaagtgaaaaagaagaggccAGTCTACCTCCAACAAAAAAGTTAAcgctgaagaagaaaagtacaCCTGCTGTGACAAGAAAATCTTCATCTGAAACTACTAAGCTTCCTCTCCCACCTCCTACGCTAAGaagcaaaagtaaaaatgGTAAGACTGCTGATGTAGTGTGCATGGATGTCAATGTATTTATCAAGTAATTATGTATTTGGTCAACCATATAGTGACGTCAAACAGCAGTCAACAAATTTCTTAATCCACTACGAAGAAACCATCAGTTACAAATGCCATTGCTGGGCCATCCGGACTATCAGGTAAAAAGAATGCTTTAACAAATACTGCTTGTTGTATCCACACTCTGTTTATAATTGGTGTCCACTGTCCATTAACATAAGtcccccatttttattttcattaggAAGCAAAAGAAAGCAATGTGATGCAGTCAACAATGTGAAGAGCTGTTCAACTATTCAGCTGTTCCCGACAAGTAATTCAAGTCAAGAAAAGCTGAATGATGATTCACCTAACTTGAATGATCCGCAGTTCATGTCCACTCCTTACACTCCCCGGCCGACGCCATCACCAAGTCCACATGATGGTCCGTTGTGTATCAGTCGACATTCGGGAACTTCAATGAAGAATggtaaaaatgttgtttttttacgtTTATACTTTAAAATCCTTTGTAATTAACTCATACTATTGATGTTCTTTCAGTGGAAAAGGGTGGTGCAGTTGCTAAGGTCGTCCTGATGACTTTAGCCCAAATGAATGAAAAGCTATCTGTTCTCGAAAAGTCCATGCTGGCGAAACGCGAAACCTGTAGCTGAAGTTTCAGAAGACGAAGGCGACGATCTGTCCTTTCTTCCCGTTAAAAGCCTTGCTGATTTCGAGAAATTCGAGAAACatctgaaacaaaacaaggacGTTTTACTTAAATTggtctgttttattttatctatATCATGAACCAATGCCATCATTTACATCTTGTTTCAAACAGGTATCCATGATTACCCGACTAGGAAGAAGAAACATTAAACACTCACAAGGCGATTATGTAAGAAGGGCGTGGGCCAGAAGGATTTACAATTATTTCCATCcagaaatgaagaagaaaaagtcagcAAGCAAAGAACCTGCCAACCTGGAttcaatcaagaaaatgttaatttgagttttacgtttttttaacAATATGTACTGTGGTCTTTTGAGAATACGTCAACATTCATGTGCGAGTGCGAGTATTTAATAcagatttgtttttcaatgaaattttaCTTATTATTTTTGCGAATATTACGGTTAGCGGGTTgtatattaaaagaaaattactttGATGAATTGTCTCATACATGTTTTAAAAGATATCTTTATGATAGCCTTAAAGATATCTACCATACATGACATTTAACTACTGGAAAGTCATCTATAAGATAGTTGTATAATAGATGTTTTCCTGTCTGAAAGATATCTTAAAGCTATCGTGTTCTACTAGGGAATGACCATCTTAAAGTGCAAGTCGACAGACAACAGTCGAATGAACCTGATGTTGAAGTTAACAGTCTCAAACAACGACTCGTAGTTACGTCATTGGCTCGCGACGGTTTGCGAATCAAGAAAACTCAATTGAGAAAATCTTCTGTctcgaaacaactaaaacttGATAAAGAAGTAAAAGACTTGAAACTTTCCCACAATGAATTAGTTTCAAAGTTGAATGAATCTCAAAAGCAAAACGAGATTTTAGGGCACCAACACGCCCAAATGGAACAAACACTTCACTTGAACATTTCCGAACTGGAGGACAGTTGTTTACGAATAAAAATACTCGGACAAAAATGTGTATCAGCGTCATTGGCTCGCGACAGCTTGCGTGTAAAGAACAACCTATTGAAGAAGTCTTCAATCCacatgcaaaagaaaaaccagaaaGAAATGGATGATTTGAACCGTTCTCACCAAGAATTAGTTGCTGAGTTGAATCAATCGAAACTTGAAAACGAACTTCTGTGTCACCAACAAGCCCAAATGGAACGTGACAGTCACGTCAAGATTTCTGAACTGGAGGAATACTGTTTACTATTGaataaggagagagaagatCTCGCTGTGAAGTTGATACAAGCCGAGTCCGATGTCAAATCACTTTCTTCGTCATTTGGAAATCAGAAGGAAACAGTTTCCAACTTGGAAAACGTGATTTTGGATTTACAATCGGTGAAACCAACTGAGCCGAACGCAACCTCTCAGGGAACTCAAACAGATACAAGTCACGTAACAACAGTTTTGCCTTATTCCCTACCGAGAACTTATGATCGTGCATTTCTCATGCAGAGAAAATCTTTTGGCATCAAGAAACCCGGATGTCTTCCTTCTGAGATTGTCCGTAAAGTCACAATGGGCATGACCTTATCCGAAATAACTGAACCGCTACCACCAAGAAGACAGATAAAGCTGATCGATATGAAACCATCAGAGCGTGTCGTTGATACATCAAAAGTGTGGCAGCCAAGAAGAGCGACGCCCGCTGCAGCCACTGTCACATCAGCAACAGACGTGCTTCTCAACACGGTACGTGGTATATTGAACAAGATGACGCCGGCCAGCCACGAGCGATTCTTGGCAAAGATTCTAGCTCTGGAGATTAATAACGAAGAGAGGTTATCTGGAgttattaaactttttttcgaaaaagctCTGGATGAGCCCATGTATGCCGCCACGTACGCTCAGATGTGCCAGGCATTGGCCACCAAACAAGTCGTCTCATCAACCGACCCAACGCAAAGTGTAACATTCCGAAAGTTATTGCTCTCACGCTGCCAAAAAGTGTTCCAGAAAGATAGCGATATCCTGATTGATGTTGACAACAAGAGGAAAGAAGTACAAAAGGctgaaacgaaagaaaagaagaaactactTGAGACGGAACTCATTTCTCTCATAGACCGGAACCGAAGAACTACGCTAGGCAACATCAAGTTCATTGGAGAACTCTACAAAGTCGGAAATATAACTGAAAAGGTTATGCACAGTTGCATTCAACGTCTTATTCAAACACCGTCAGATGAGGAAGCGATAGAGTCCCTGTGTCGCTTATTAACAACAATTGGGAAAGGCTTAGAGAACCATAAAAATAGCGGAATTATGAATTCTTACTTCCAGGCACTGGAAACCAtcattaaacaaaacaaaatctcaAACCGCATCCGTTTTATGGTCCAAGACCTTTGCGACTTACGAAAACGCAAATGGACTCCTCGAAATGAGCCCTGTAGTAGTAATACCCCCAAAATCGAAACCCAGGAATCAACTCGTAACAACAAGCCAGTTCCGTCCACCCAAATCACCAAATCGCCGACAAAAGACTTTGACTGTGAATCACAGTCTCAGCAACTCCAGGGCAAAACTCTGCTGACTGCCGAAGTGACCTGTGACGATACATGTGGTTTTGAGCTAGACATGCAAATGATTCAAACGTTTTCAAAGCAACTCGGACCTCTGTACATTTCTAAGGAACAAAAAGTAATCACTAGTGACGAAACATGCGGCTTCGAACTGGATCTGGAATTTATGAACGGCGTTTCAAAGCAACTGCCCTTCAGGCCATTTTTCATCCCGGAACGTGACCGAACCAAACGCCCCGTTTCAGCCGCCCCTGCCgaatcaaaaattcaattcgcaTCTAGCGACATTCGCTATAAGAATAAACCCATGAATGGGTACACGGTGACGAGTGTCGACGGTATAGAAACAATTGTCAAGTCCGAGACTCTTGCGCCAAGAACTCAGCAACTGATtgcagaagagaaaaacaaaaaactcggGCCGTCGGCTGCATCAAgcgaaataaagaataaagaaaccaCCAAGACGATTTCACCCCCAATCAAAGTCACTAAAATTACTAAAACAGGTCAAACAGACTCGACAAAAAATTCTCCAACAGGCCTCGTAATAGCTGAAAAAGAAGTTAAACGGCCAACGGAAAAGTCTTCAACAACTGCGTCACCCGATTTTGTGATTTTGTCATCCGTGAGAGAAAAAGTTAACTATGACGAGATTGTCGTGACTGGAATTCAGAATTCAGACTGCGGACGAGTCATCGGACGAGATGGATCCAACATTAAGAGATTGCAAGAGCAGTATGGGGTCCAGTTAAGTTTCTTCGAAGATAATCTGTATATTACCGAAGGAGATGCCGAGGGACGCAGGGCCGCCTGTAGCGACGTGATTGAGAATCTACCTGTGACGATAGAATGCAGGAATCTTGATCTAACTAAGAATCGTTATTCCAGCTGTTATTTGCTGAGACAGCTCAACTTTGAACACAATGTTCGAATCCATCATCGATCAgccgaaaaaaaattcgttaccATTTGGGGGACTTTGGACAGATGCAGAAAAGTCTACGAAATCCTTCAAGCCGGATCTCgatagattatttttttttaaaattaaagtttaaTGTTGACTAATGCTGAACAGTCAGTCTTGCCATTGGTAGTTGTTGGCTTGCGTTGTCGCTCTTCCTCGCGACAATCCGAAAGAATCGGTGGATGAACCCATCAACGGAGTTGCTGCGGTGCACTGGTGTTTGCGAGTGTGGACTACCGAAATCCTTGGCACTGTACGAGATGAATTGTATATGGGAAAACACGAAAGTGTCGACCCATCACAAAACCTCTACAGTAAAAGGACTAGGTCGTCTTCACTCCATATCAGTGTCCAGCAGTTGACTACCTTGAGGGGGGGTTTCATTACCCTCAAATGAGTCCATCTGTTCTTGACGTGCGTTGCGCTGGAGGTAGTGGCCGAGCAAGTTGGTCATTACCGATCGTAAGGCTGGTTCAATGTCTTATATTCCAGCTTtgatttttctcgttttcaatcgaaataaaatttcatttaaaattacatattattactattttttttacttgtgtcattcaaatttcaaa is a genomic window of Daphnia pulicaria isolate SC F1-1A chromosome 2, SC_F0-13Bv2, whole genome shotgun sequence containing:
- the LOC124327717 gene encoding uncharacterized protein LOC124327717, whose amino-acid sequence is MKHFFGGVLDLEWFWYRFEWQSRTAIHAHGVVKLKNDPGIADLMIKVYAGRLMAQKLADPQYTANLSEQDVQEKQDLVEAGILAELKVLKYADTLLCACNTRSDPVNPFNAEVPVPHPCSSNVSSILNDGAAMDDFFERLANCVQRHVCRPDGYYLQLILDHHAAMNYMVKYASKQERSGNTLQQVIKTIINKADVTDNAGSAFRSSIIRSIGHRDIGKGEASRILFSGHHCESSFNYVNVSLDLTVNEVFRNPTTGELETRPTLLTYFAKRHVYIEQNTYPNWNLDQPNFIEFCRHFTVVKGNLRNNPKPDKTIVLTFPVHRNSPTSATYHLFCRYSLIKFFPWTESSIPMLLDDNLVVRQWQDFRLTAAQELRQYFNLDEELQSRLDQAADDLQEEDNIENDNFNQLEWQQAVGMRPAGEQEVRSDLPVIDRSFPWLTSLQLHYTPHELACGSTWVVNHLTNGRDLGTDSTDLPFVSPSQLNRSQRMWFDMVVEALQSRKQLLLIVNGTAGTGKTFTISAISSAVPKEHIVRSAYTAKAAHLIRGETLHKIFQIPVEKGQGTKFGPLNGAKLAALQEKFRHVKIIIIDEYSMLSLTMLGKIDARLREAKGNNLFCGGLTVILVGDPAQLPPVAAPSLYSQSTAPFANEGRAAYLAFQSVIKLTEVRRQQVEDGDIDQQTFLDTLNSLREGNCSIDQWKFLQARNPEAIANFGTDFEDATYLFATNEAVNRRNYFKLPQLQMPITLLRSVNVPSSGKSKPSDQFRGLEVELYLAIGAQVTLTSNINTDVGLTNGARGTVVDIVYSKQPNVDLPDFIVVRWPDYTGPQFFSTTMNNGISTHNCIPIPAISIRSDDTRAVRIQFPLRLAYAMTVWKSQGETLGKTVVDIGPKETAGLTFVALSRGRHISDLAVLPFDYQRALKISTGDGLFARKMEERRLNMLCQVTQDQWFENNPE